Proteins encoded together in one Mycoplasma miroungirhinis window:
- the dnaE gene encoding DNA polymerase III subunit alpha — protein sequence MKLINLHVNTVFSLLESTIELDTLIKWAKDNELEYLAITENKNMFSFAQFCIKAKENNIKTIYGMQIKTFQAASQSELIVIAKNLQGLNELFELNFYQSQNELVSQTYLKQFQNLIFIDHPTLGLYVQTKCLYSDISTYISINLSTIEQLKIDLDTINDQKFVYVNEGKIFDHFDNQTLQTLEWIKTQNKLNRFVDILVANIETNDARIQKLINFTNNLAQSLAIDVPISSFKMPVYKNNENISSFEFLKKLVIESAKNKIKKFDLDEYKQRLTYELKIIKQLGFEDYFLIIWDFIKWAKQNNISIGPGRGSAAGSLISYLLGITQIDPIEYNLVFERFLNPKRISLPDIDIDVQDDKRQDLINYLISKYGTENVSSIITFSTLGSKSSMRDSARSYNVPIPAIDQLAKKIPNNLRLEEIYEQEYAFREEVNKYKNPQTGENDLKNAFNEACRIQGFYRQTGTHAAGIVISDQKIIKKSPIMFANNYLQTEITMDYLETFGLLKIDILGLKTLSIINDILLEIKKHTPDFDIDNIPLNDEETFRLLSGGKTAGIFQLESPGMRNTLMKVKVTDFNDIAAIISLFRPGPMQHIKSYANRKNHKEDIPQIEKNYDQVLEKTYGIMIYQEQVLEIVQKISNMDYAEADLLRRAISKKKAEEFLKFKEIFIKKAIENNYDKQLAQNIFGNIESFASYGFNKSHAVSYSLITYRMAYLKTHFPLEFYNAIISSSINSYEDLNKYISEAQELGISIISPTINDSELKSIIKNKKIYLPLTMIKGFGKVGAENIVNERNKNGIFKNILEAFLRLRSVSIGESTLKILIKASLFREFENQVSILNSLENSTAFKLELFNGYNVKSKTINWEQINWNIKPIHYDYDYEFESKNEILYLGNIYNSSLTKQFESETKLVDIHAGTEHKIAVYIKDAIVKTTKNNKAYTVVNLFDSSASIQVIIWNNSPIKEYVGKIIYVDILKKQDLTWQIKGWKEI from the coding sequence ATGAAATTAATTAATTTACATGTTAATACAGTATTTTCTTTATTAGAATCAACTATTGAATTAGATACTCTTATTAAATGAGCAAAAGATAATGAATTAGAATATTTAGCAATTACTGAAAATAAAAATATGTTTTCATTTGCTCAATTTTGTATAAAAGCAAAAGAAAATAATATTAAAACAATTTATGGAATGCAAATAAAAACTTTTCAAGCAGCATCTCAATCTGAATTAATAGTTATTGCTAAAAATTTACAAGGTTTAAATGAATTATTTGAACTTAATTTTTATCAAAGTCAAAATGAATTAGTTTCACAAACATATTTAAAACAATTTCAAAATTTAATTTTTATTGATCATCCTACTCTAGGTTTATATGTCCAAACTAAATGTTTGTATTCTGATATTTCTACTTATATATCAATAAATTTATCAACGATTGAGCAATTAAAAATCGATTTAGATACAATTAATGATCAAAAATTTGTATATGTAAATGAAGGAAAAATTTTTGATCATTTTGATAATCAAACACTTCAAACATTAGAATGAATTAAAACACAAAATAAATTGAATCGATTTGTAGATATTTTAGTAGCTAATATTGAAACAAATGATGCAAGAATTCAAAAATTAATTAACTTTACTAATAATTTAGCTCAATCTCTTGCAATTGATGTACCAATTTCTAGTTTTAAAATGCCTGTTTATAAAAATAATGAAAATATTTCAAGTTTTGAATTTTTAAAGAAATTAGTTATTGAAAGTGCAAAAAATAAAATTAAAAAATTTGATTTAGATGAATATAAACAAAGATTAACTTATGAATTAAAAATTATTAAACAATTAGGATTTGAAGATTATTTTTTAATTATTTGAGATTTTATTAAATGAGCAAAACAAAATAATATTTCTATAGGTCCTGGACGGGGTTCAGCTGCTGGTTCTTTAATTAGTTACTTGTTAGGAATTACACAAATTGATCCTATTGAATATAATTTAGTTTTCGAAAGATTTTTAAATCCTAAACGTATTAGCTTACCAGATATAGATATTGATGTGCAAGATGATAAAAGACAAGATTTAATTAATTACTTAATTTCAAAATATGGAACTGAAAATGTTTCTTCAATTATTACTTTTTCAACATTAGGTTCAAAATCATCAATGCGTGATAGTGCTCGTAGTTATAATGTACCAATTCCGGCAATTGATCAATTAGCTAAAAAAATTCCCAATAATTTAAGATTAGAAGAAATTTATGAACAAGAATATGCTTTTCGTGAAGAAGTAAATAAATATAAAAATCCCCAAACTGGAGAAAATGATTTAAAAAATGCTTTTAATGAAGCTTGTCGGATTCAAGGTTTTTATCGCCAAACAGGAACACATGCTGCTGGAATTGTAATTTCAGATCAAAAAATTATTAAAAAATCACCAATTATGTTTGCAAATAATTATTTACAAACAGAAATCACAATGGATTATTTAGAAACATTTGGATTACTAAAAATTGATATTTTAGGTTTAAAAACTCTTTCAATTATTAACGATATTTTATTAGAAATTAAAAAACACACACCTGATTTTGATATCGATAATATACCTTTAAATGACGAAGAAACTTTTAGATTATTATCAGGAGGTAAAACAGCTGGTATTTTTCAATTAGAAAGTCCTGGAATGCGTAATACATTAATGAAAGTTAAAGTTACTGATTTTAATGATATTGCTGCAATTATTAGTTTATTTAGACCTGGACCTATGCAACATATTAAATCATATGCAAATAGAAAAAACCATAAAGAAGATATTCCTCAAATTGAAAAAAATTATGATCAAGTGTTAGAAAAAACTTATGGCATAATGATTTATCAAGAACAAGTATTAGAAATTGTCCAAAAAATCAGTAATATGGATTATGCAGAAGCTGATTTATTAAGAAGAGCAATTAGTAAGAAAAAAGCTGAAGAATTTTTAAAATTTAAAGAAATTTTTATAAAAAAAGCGATTGAAAATAATTATGATAAACAACTTGCACAAAATATTTTTGGAAACATCGAAAGTTTTGCATCATATGGTTTTAATAAATCACATGCTGTTAGTTATTCACTTATTACTTATCGAATGGCTTATTTAAAAACTCATTTTCCACTAGAATTTTATAATGCAATCATTTCATCTTCGATAAATAGTTATGAAGATTTAAATAAATATATTTCCGAAGCACAGGAACTAGGAATTTCAATCATAAGTCCAACAATCAATGATTCAGAACTTAAATCTATTATCAAAAATAAAAAAATTTATTTACCTTTAACAATGATTAAAGGTTTTGGTAAAGTCGGTGCAGAAAATATTGTTAATGAAAGAAATAAAAATGGAATTTTTAAAAATATTTTAGAAGCATTTTTACGTTTAAGATCAGTTTCTATCGGAGAAAGTACTTTAAAAATTTTAATTAAGGCAAGTTTATTTAGAGAATTTGAAAATCAAGTTTCAATATTAAATAGTTTAGAAAATTCTACTGCTTTTAAATTAGAATTATTTAATGGTTATAATGTCAAATCAAAAACAATTAATTGAGAACAAATTAACTGAAATATTAAACCAATACATTATGATTATGATTATGAATTTGAATCTAAAAATGAAATATTATATTTAGGTAATATTTATAATTCTTCCTTAACAAAGCAATTTGAATCTGAAACAAAATTAGTTGATATTCATGCTGGTACTGAACATAAAATTGCAGTTTATATAAAGGATGCTATTGTTAAAACTACAAAAAACAATAAAGCATATACAGTTGTAAATTTATTTGATAGTAGTGCTTCTATTCAAGTTATTATTTGAAATAATTCTCCTATCAAAGAATATGTAGGAAAAATTATTTATGTTGATATATTAAAAAAACAAGATTTAACTTGACAAATTAAAGGTTGAAAGGAAATCTAA
- the thiI gene encoding tRNA uracil 4-sulfurtransferase ThiI → MKKILLRYGELTLKGKNRINFIKVLENNLIKKMEGEVIVTFDRAFISFTENNIEKLKYIFGLSSFSIVEEIDTSWENIVNRVLNEAKQTNFQSFRIQTKRSDKKFMYSSQETNEKLGAVILKTFTNSYVQLKNPDLTIYVEIRANKSFVFSNYTYTRGGMPVGISGKTLHLMSGGIDSPVAANLMQKRGLIVDFINFITPPHTDYFTTKKVEDLINEITKYQLKSTLFQINYTKVMNYLALVSNQKYKITLMRRSFYRIAEAIANKFHYFALSNGENLAQVASQTLESINVIQEVTNLPIFRPLVSFDKNDTIKIAEQIHTYEISIRRACETCELFAPKEPITKPNLQEVLKLEQELPRLKELETEAIENVQIFHFHN, encoded by the coding sequence ATGAAAAAAATCTTATTAAGATATGGTGAGTTAACTTTAAAAGGTAAAAATAGAATTAATTTTATAAAAGTATTAGAAAATAACTTAATAAAAAAGATGGAAGGTGAAGTAATTGTTACTTTTGATCGTGCTTTTATTAGTTTTACAGAAAATAATATTGAAAAATTAAAATATATTTTTGGCTTATCAAGTTTTAGCATAGTAGAAGAAATAGATACTTCATGAGAAAATATTGTAAATCGTGTATTAAACGAAGCAAAACAAACTAATTTTCAATCTTTTCGGATTCAAACTAAACGTTCAGATAAAAAATTTATGTATTCAAGTCAAGAAACTAATGAAAAATTAGGTGCAGTTATTTTAAAAACTTTTACAAACTCTTATGTTCAACTTAAAAATCCAGATTTAACTATATATGTTGAAATTAGAGCAAATAAATCTTTTGTTTTTTCAAATTACACTTACACCCGAGGAGGAATGCCTGTTGGAATAAGTGGTAAAACTTTACATTTAATGAGTGGAGGAATTGATAGTCCCGTTGCTGCTAATTTAATGCAAAAAAGAGGTTTAATTGTTGATTTTATAAATTTTATTACACCACCACATACTGATTATTTTACAACTAAAAAAGTTGAAGATTTAATTAATGAAATTACAAAATATCAATTAAAATCGACATTATTTCAAATTAATTACACAAAAGTTATGAATTATTTAGCTCTTGTTTCAAATCAAAAATACAAAATAACTTTAATGCGAAGAAGTTTTTACCGAATTGCAGAAGCTATTGCGAATAAATTTCATTATTTCGCATTATCAAACGGAGAAAATTTAGCCCAAGTTGCAAGTCAGACTTTAGAAAGTATAAATGTTATTCAAGAAGTTACTAATTTACCAATTTTTAGACCTTTAGTTAGTTTTGATAAAAACGATACAATCAAAATTGCAGAGCAAATTCATACCTATGAAATAAGTATTAGAAGAGCTTGTGAAACTTGTGAATTATTTGCACCAAAAGAACCAATTACTAAACCAAATTTACAAGAAGTTCTAAAATTAGAACAAGAATTACCAAGACTTAAAGAGCTAGAAACAGAAGCGATTGAAAATGTACAAATATTTCATTTTCATAATTAA